A single region of the Streptomyces sp. ITFR-16 genome encodes:
- the tsaD gene encoding tRNA (adenosine(37)-N6)-threonylcarbamoyltransferase complex transferase subunit TsaD, producing the protein MESPVVLGIESSCDETGAGLVRDGRLLGHAVASSMDEHARFGGVVPEIAARAHLHSFTPVVREALDRAGLRAADIGAVAVTTGPGLSGALQVGVAGAKTLAFSLGVPLYGVHHLAGHVAADTLEHGPLPDPCMVLIVSGGHTSLLLVRDLARDPITHLGDTVDDAAGECFDKVARVFGLPYPGGPAVDRAARDGDPRAVAFPRPLSGPRDSPYDFSFSGLKTAAARWAERHRPAGEELPLADGAASLQEAVADVLTRKAVAACREHGVGTLVVVGGVAANSRVRALAEERCRAAGITLRVPPPRLCTDNGAMIAAVGDLLVRAGARPAPLDVSVDPSAPLEYAALHPVARPAPVAIRR; encoded by the coding sequence ATGGAGTCTCCTGTGGTGCTCGGGATCGAGTCCTCGTGCGACGAGACCGGGGCGGGGCTCGTGCGGGACGGGCGGCTGCTCGGGCACGCGGTGGCGTCGAGCATGGACGAGCACGCGCGGTTCGGCGGGGTCGTACCGGAGATCGCGGCGCGGGCGCATCTGCACTCCTTCACCCCCGTCGTACGGGAGGCGCTGGACCGGGCGGGGCTGCGGGCGGCGGACATCGGCGCCGTGGCGGTCACCACCGGGCCCGGGCTCTCGGGGGCGCTCCAGGTGGGGGTGGCCGGGGCGAAGACCCTGGCGTTCTCGCTGGGCGTGCCGCTGTACGGGGTGCACCACCTGGCCGGGCATGTCGCCGCCGACACCCTGGAGCACGGGCCGCTGCCCGATCCCTGCATGGTGCTGATCGTCTCCGGCGGGCACACGTCTCTGCTGCTCGTCCGGGACCTGGCCCGGGACCCGATCACGCACCTGGGCGACACGGTCGACGACGCGGCCGGTGAGTGCTTCGACAAGGTGGCCCGGGTGTTCGGGCTGCCCTACCCGGGCGGGCCGGCCGTCGACCGGGCCGCCCGGGACGGCGACCCGCGCGCCGTGGCGTTCCCGCGCCCGCTGTCCGGGCCGCGGGACTCCCCGTACGACTTCTCGTTCTCCGGGCTGAAGACCGCCGCCGCCCGCTGGGCCGAGCGCCACCGGCCGGCCGGCGAGGAACTGCCGCTCGCGGACGGGGCCGCATCGCTCCAGGAGGCCGTGGCCGACGTGCTGACCCGAAAAGCGGTGGCCGCCTGCCGCGAACACGGCGTGGGCACGCTGGTCGTGGTGGGCGGGGTCGCCGCCAACTCCCGGGTCCGGGCCCTGGCCGAGGAGCGCTGCCGTGCCGCCGGCATCACCCTGCGGGTCCCGCCCCCGAGGCTGTGCACCGACAACGGCGCGATGATCGCGGCGGTCGGCGACCTCCTGGTGCGGGCGGGCGCCCGGCCCGCGCCGCTGGATGTGTCGGTCGACCCGTCCGCGCCCCTGGAGTACGCCGCGCTGCACCCCGTCGCCCGGCCCGCACCGGTGGCTATCCGAAGGTGA
- a CDS encoding cytochrome c biogenesis protein DipZ, translating to MLTLILIGLLGGLITAVSPCILPVLPVVFLAGGPGTDTPPAGGRAGPVEGAGAPEAGSGTTLVAPERPAPTRLRNRRPYAVVLGLVLSFSFFTLLGVTLISALGLPEDILRYVGLALLVMIGLGLIFPRVESLLEKPFARIPQRQVNKEGSAFVLGLGLGLLYVPCAGPVLAAITVAGARGRISTDVVALTLSFAIGTAVPLLVFALAGRRVSERVAAFRTRARKLRIAAGVLMIVLACALAFDVTDAIQRALPNYTAAAQRKVEDSDAARQQLSGLYDNSNKELAKCEDGADALRSCGKAPAIEGISKWLNTPGGQPVDLKALRGKVVLIDFWTYSCINCQRSLPHIKEWNRTYKDAGLEIIGVHSPEFAFEKDAGNVASQTRKMGINYPVALDNKLTTWDNYRNRFWPAKYLIDADGTVRYFKFGEGKYAQTEDLIRDLLKQADPAVALPPRTTQSDDALTKDRTPETYLSNLRIRNYTGDPLEDDRAKTYRLPAALPVNGIGIGGTWTAGYEHFTAGADARIGLNYRAKNVNVVLAGTGQVTVRVNGKETRTVQVEGAPTLYRLVDDKDARQARLDLSVSPGIKAYSFTFG from the coding sequence ATGCTTACGTTGATCCTGATCGGCCTGCTCGGCGGGCTGATCACCGCCGTGTCCCCGTGCATCCTGCCGGTGCTGCCGGTCGTGTTCCTCGCCGGCGGCCCCGGGACGGACACGCCACCCGCAGGCGGCCGGGCCGGGCCGGTGGAGGGGGCAGGCGCACCGGAGGCCGGTTCCGGCACCACCCTCGTGGCGCCGGAGCGGCCCGCGCCCACGCGCCTGCGCAACCGGCGGCCCTACGCGGTGGTCCTGGGCCTCGTCCTCAGCTTCAGCTTCTTCACCCTGCTCGGCGTCACCCTCATCTCGGCCCTCGGCCTGCCGGAGGACATCCTCCGCTACGTCGGACTCGCCCTGCTGGTGATGATCGGCCTGGGTCTGATCTTCCCCCGTGTCGAGAGCCTTCTGGAGAAGCCCTTCGCCCGCATCCCCCAGCGCCAGGTCAACAAGGAGGGCAGCGCGTTCGTCCTCGGCCTGGGGCTCGGACTGCTGTACGTCCCCTGCGCAGGCCCGGTCCTGGCCGCCATCACGGTCGCCGGGGCGCGCGGCAGGATCAGTACGGACGTCGTCGCGCTCACCCTCTCCTTCGCCATCGGCACGGCCGTCCCGCTGCTCGTCTTCGCGCTCGCCGGGCGCAGGGTCTCCGAACGCGTCGCCGCCTTCCGTACCCGCGCCCGCAAGCTGCGCATCGCCGCGGGCGTCCTGATGATCGTCCTCGCCTGCGCCCTGGCCTTCGACGTCACCGACGCCATCCAGCGGGCCCTGCCGAACTACACCGCCGCCGCCCAGCGCAAGGTCGAGGACAGCGACGCCGCCCGCCAGCAGCTCTCGGGCCTCTACGACAACTCCAACAAGGAACTCGCCAAGTGCGAGGACGGGGCCGACGCGCTCCGCTCCTGCGGCAAGGCACCGGCCATCGAGGGCATCTCCAAGTGGCTCAACACCCCGGGCGGGCAGCCCGTCGACCTGAAGGCCCTGCGCGGCAAGGTGGTCCTGATCGACTTCTGGACCTACTCCTGCATCAACTGCCAGCGCAGTCTGCCGCACATCAAGGAGTGGAACCGGACCTACAAGGACGCCGGGCTGGAGATCATCGGCGTGCACTCACCCGAGTTCGCCTTCGAGAAGGACGCCGGGAACGTCGCCTCCCAGACCAGGAAGATGGGCATCAACTACCCGGTCGCCCTCGACAACAAGCTGACCACCTGGGACAACTACCGCAACCGGTTCTGGCCGGCCAAGTACCTCATCGACGCCGACGGCACGGTGCGGTACTTCAAGTTCGGCGAGGGCAAGTACGCCCAGACCGAGGACCTCATCCGCGACCTCCTCAAGCAGGCCGACCCCGCCGTCGCCCTGCCGCCGAGGACCACCCAGTCCGACGACGCACTCACGAAGGACCGCACCCCGGAGACCTACCTCAGCAACCTCCGCATCCGGAACTACACCGGTGACCCCCTGGAGGACGACAGGGCCAAGACCTACCGTCTGCCCGCCGCGCTCCCCGTGAACGGCATCGGTATCGGCGGCACCTGGACGGCGGGCTACGAGCACTTCACCGCCGGCGCCGACGCGCGGATCGGGCTCAACTACCGCGCGAAGAACGTCAACGTGGTCCTCGCGGGCACCGGACAGGTAACGGTCAGGGTCAACGGCAAGGAGACCAGGACCGTCCAGGTCGAGGGCGCGCCCACCCTGTACCGCCTGGTGGACGACAAGGACGCCCGCCAGGCCCGCCTGGACCTGAGCGTCAGCCCCGGGATCAAGGCCTACTCCTTCACCTTCGGATAG
- a CDS encoding TOBE domain-containing protein yields the protein MSLSIRNQIPGTVTAVTPGEVMATVKVRLAGGQDITAAITLEAVKDLGLAEGSPVRTLVKSTEVSLATGPVEGLSIRNQIPGTVTDVVTGGAMAGVKVAVEGGELTAAITKDAVSDLGLASGTPVVALIKSTEVSLAAV from the coding sequence ATGAGCCTGAGCATCCGTAACCAGATCCCCGGCACCGTCACGGCCGTCACCCCGGGCGAGGTCATGGCCACCGTGAAGGTGCGCCTGGCCGGCGGGCAGGACATCACGGCCGCCATCACCCTCGAAGCGGTCAAGGATCTGGGGCTCGCCGAGGGGTCCCCCGTGCGCACCCTGGTGAAGTCCACCGAAGTGTCCCTGGCCACCGGCCCCGTCGAGGGCCTGAGCATCCGCAACCAGATCCCGGGCACCGTCACGGATGTGGTGACCGGCGGCGCGATGGCCGGCGTCAAGGTCGCCGTCGAGGGCGGCGAACTGACCGCAGCCATCACCAAGGACGCCGTCAGCGACCTGGGCCTCGCCTCCGGAACGCCCGTCGTCGCCCTGATCAAGTCGACCGAGGTGTCCCTGGCCGCGGTCTGA
- a CDS encoding winged helix-turn-helix transcriptional regulator — translation MKMHNADETCGIAQAAVVLGDWWNVLVLREIARGHVRFDALAAGLGLSRNVLTERLGRLVAAGVLRRSLYQRRPVRYEYLLTDAGSALLPLLVAMQDWGDRWVLGDGSLTATAEGDSAEHARVHALAGTRLPDGLALPGTLGADPALVPPDAAATVLFTYPGTGIPWGDPPIPGADGCTLENRLFKDAWPDFRRAGVAVRGISTQLVHEQVEFARSEEVPHLLLSDASHQLAAALGLPVFRGAGRLRHKRLILVLDAERTVRHTLFPVVDIPGAVAESLRLAVDCARTGAGTGSGPWTGTVPG, via the coding sequence ATGAAGATGCACAACGCCGACGAGACCTGCGGCATCGCCCAGGCGGCCGTGGTCCTCGGGGACTGGTGGAACGTGCTGGTGCTGCGGGAAATCGCGCGCGGCCACGTCCGTTTCGACGCGCTGGCCGCCGGGCTCGGCCTGTCCCGCAACGTCCTGACGGAGCGTCTGGGCCGCCTCGTCGCGGCCGGGGTGCTGCGCCGCAGCCTCTACCAGCGGCGCCCGGTGCGCTACGAGTACCTGCTGACCGACGCCGGGTCCGCGCTGCTCCCGCTGCTCGTCGCGATGCAGGACTGGGGCGACCGCTGGGTGCTGGGCGACGGAAGCCTCACCGCCACGGCCGAGGGCGACAGTGCCGAACACGCCCGGGTGCACGCCCTGGCCGGCACCCGGCTGCCCGACGGCCTGGCCCTGCCCGGGACCCTGGGCGCCGATCCCGCCCTGGTCCCGCCGGACGCCGCCGCCACCGTGCTGTTCACATACCCTGGCACGGGCATCCCGTGGGGCGATCCGCCGATCCCCGGCGCCGACGGCTGCACCCTGGAGAACCGGCTCTTCAAGGACGCCTGGCCCGACTTCCGGCGGGCGGGCGTGGCCGTACGCGGCATCAGTACCCAACTCGTCCACGAGCAGGTGGAGTTCGCCCGGTCCGAGGAGGTGCCCCACCTCCTGCTCTCCGATGCCTCGCACCAACTGGCGGCCGCCCTCGGGCTGCCGGTGTTCCGGGGTGCGGGCCGGCTGCGCCACAAGCGCCTGATCCTGGTCCTCGACGCCGAGAGGACCGTACGGCACACGCTGTTCCCGGTCGTCGACATCCCCGGCGCGGTCGCCGAGAGTCTGCGGCTGGCCGTGGACTGCGCCAGGACGGGGGCCGGGACCGGCTCCGGGCCCTGGACGGGCACCGTGCCCGGGTGA
- the eno gene encoding phosphopyruvate hydratase yields MPVLISRVVGREILDSRGNPTVEVDVELSDGSLGRAAVPSGASTGAREARELRDGDPARFHGKGVRGAVDAVNDAISDAVVGRSADDQAGVDAALIELDGTPDKTRLGANAILGVSLAAAKAAAASHRLPLYRYVGGVDARVLPVPMMNIVNGGAHADNPLDFQEFMIAPIGAATFAEAVRMGSEVFHTLRGSLIAAGHSVNVGDEGGFAPDLRTADEALDFVVRAIEETGYKPGTDITLVMDPATSEFFHDGVYDYAGEGVRRTPAEHADYLAGLVDRYPVASIEDPMAEDDHDGWRALTARLGDRCQLTGDDVFCTNETLLRAGIRDSIANSVLVKVNQIGTLTETLATVATAHRAGYTVVMSHRSGETEDTTIADLAVATGCGQIKTGSLSRSDRTAKYNQLVRIEEELGTQAHYAGREALGLRRP; encoded by the coding sequence GTGCCAGTACTCATCAGCCGGGTCGTCGGACGCGAGATCCTCGACAGCCGGGGCAACCCCACGGTCGAGGTCGATGTCGAACTCTCCGACGGATCGCTCGGCCGCGCGGCCGTCCCGTCCGGCGCGTCCACCGGGGCCCGGGAGGCGAGGGAACTCCGCGACGGCGACCCGGCCCGCTTCCACGGCAAGGGCGTGCGAGGCGCGGTGGATGCCGTCAACGACGCCATCTCCGACGCCGTGGTGGGACGCTCCGCCGACGACCAGGCGGGGGTGGATGCCGCACTGATCGAGCTGGACGGCACGCCCGACAAGACCCGGCTCGGCGCCAACGCGATCCTGGGCGTCTCCCTGGCCGCCGCCAAGGCCGCCGCGGCCTCCCACCGGCTGCCGCTCTACCGCTACGTCGGCGGCGTCGACGCCCGCGTCCTGCCGGTGCCGATGATGAACATCGTCAACGGCGGCGCCCACGCCGACAATCCGCTGGACTTCCAGGAGTTCATGATCGCCCCGATCGGCGCGGCCACCTTCGCCGAGGCGGTACGCATGGGCTCGGAGGTCTTCCACACGCTGCGCGGCAGCCTGATCGCCGCCGGACACAGCGTCAACGTCGGTGACGAGGGCGGTTTCGCGCCGGACCTGCGGACCGCCGACGAAGCCCTGGACTTCGTCGTGCGCGCCATCGAGGAGACCGGCTACAAGCCCGGCACCGACATCACCCTGGTCATGGACCCGGCCACGTCGGAGTTCTTCCACGACGGCGTCTACGACTACGCGGGCGAGGGCGTCCGCCGCACCCCCGCCGAGCACGCCGACTACCTCGCCGGGCTCGTCGACCGCTACCCCGTCGCCTCCATCGAGGACCCGATGGCGGAGGACGACCACGACGGCTGGCGCGCGCTGACCGCCCGGCTCGGCGACCGCTGCCAGCTCACGGGCGACGACGTGTTCTGCACCAACGAGACCCTGCTGCGGGCCGGAATCCGGGACTCCATCGCCAACTCGGTCCTCGTCAAGGTCAATCAGATCGGCACCCTGACCGAGACCCTGGCCACGGTCGCCACCGCCCACCGGGCCGGCTACACCGTCGTCATGTCCCACCGCTCCGGCGAGACCGAGGACACCACGATCGCCGACCTCGCCGTCGCCACCGGCTGCGGCCAGATCAAGACCGGTTCGCTCTCCCGCTCGGACCGGACCGCCAAGTACAACCAGCTCGTCCGCATCGAGGAGGAACTGGGCACGCAGGCCCACTACGCCGGCCGCGAGGCGCTGGGCCTGCGCCGGCCGTAG
- a CDS encoding L,D-transpeptidase, which yields MRRPIRTTGAVAAAAVTALLCTAAPAAAVPPADTECTAPAGPYQRQLEKHLGRPVDGRQSPEDCRAIRSFQTANDRPHADGFADLATYRTVLVVEATPDPNAAGRCPVESSRMTCVDMDRQLLWVQTGKRVVFGPVPIRTGRDAQETRPGRHAVYWRDRDHVSTIYDNAPMPYSQFFDGGQALHGHPGDLYDGGGSAGCVNLTVDDAAKLWDLLALEDPVYVWGVKPGTAD from the coding sequence GTGCGTCGCCCCATCCGTACCACCGGTGCCGTGGCCGCAGCAGCGGTCACGGCACTGCTGTGCACAGCTGCTCCCGCCGCGGCCGTGCCGCCGGCCGACACGGAGTGCACCGCACCGGCCGGTCCCTACCAGCGTCAGCTGGAGAAACATCTGGGCCGGCCCGTGGACGGCCGCCAGTCACCGGAGGACTGCCGGGCCATCCGGTCCTTCCAGACCGCGAACGACCGGCCCCACGCGGACGGCTTCGCCGACCTCGCCACGTACCGCACCGTGCTCGTCGTCGAGGCGACGCCCGATCCCAACGCGGCAGGCCGCTGCCCCGTCGAGTCCTCCCGGATGACCTGCGTCGACATGGACCGGCAGCTGCTGTGGGTGCAGACCGGCAAGCGCGTCGTCTTCGGGCCGGTGCCCATCCGCACCGGTCGCGACGCGCAGGAGACCCGCCCCGGCCGGCACGCGGTCTACTGGCGCGACCGCGACCACGTCTCGACCATCTACGACAATGCCCCCATGCCGTACTCCCAGTTCTTCGACGGCGGCCAGGCCCTCCACGGCCACCCGGGGGACCTGTACGACGGCGGCGGCTCGGCGGGCTGCGTCAACCTGACCGTGGACGACGCCGCGAAGCTGTGGGACCTGCTGGCCCTGGAGGATCCCGTCTACGTGTGGGGCGTCAAGCCCGGCACCGCCGACTGA
- a CDS encoding choice-of-anchor A family protein: MRPLTQRLARLRARARTTGAACAVLATVVPAFTLGLGAAPATAAPLPGGLGPCVPGACPDPFPGINNGPLAGRDNAINIFVGDDFLVRGRAAEAEGRVVVLDDFDQNKDPGASGSYNLGIVGVGSRVPPPNGADFLTTGGDVTIAGGQTLDTTGGIAGEQGVVRYAGTQTGTIAGTPVQDPAAAAPYTALRDQLTAASQCYARPGGALRTPTGTAVNQGTRTLFTGDGTSALQVFNVDFDLATATGAQQGIVFADIPAGATILVNVIGADRTINTYSGGIDDATDPLNSYRDRLLWNFPDATSVGLTGTGQFQGSLLMGEQSSMTTVTLPGVNGRFFTTGSVTHTSSATGGGGQEFHAYPFNGDLPDCAGPQPVTGEVRVLKTDSDSGAPLAGADFELWRETNNVPGLQTTGTDPDTLVTTCTTPSTGVCARTTALGTYYWRETEAPDGYELPDPAVFGPLTLTEDNADAGVQVAAANTKEPVPPVTGSLTLEKTDAKNGRPLAGAVFELWRETNGVPGLQTAGTDPDTPADPGCSTDEAGECVFDDLPLGAYYLRETAVPEGYVLPANPVSGPFEVTEANSSQGVTVELDNQRGEPCKGKDCK; encoded by the coding sequence ATGAGACCTCTCACCCAACGCCTCGCCCGGCTGCGTGCACGCGCCCGCACCACCGGGGCGGCCTGCGCCGTGCTCGCGACCGTCGTCCCCGCCTTCACCCTCGGCCTCGGTGCCGCCCCGGCCACCGCGGCCCCTCTACCGGGCGGCCTCGGCCCGTGCGTGCCGGGCGCCTGCCCCGACCCGTTCCCAGGGATCAACAACGGGCCCCTCGCCGGCCGGGACAACGCGATCAACATCTTTGTCGGTGACGACTTCCTCGTACGCGGCAGGGCGGCCGAGGCCGAGGGCCGTGTGGTGGTGCTCGACGACTTCGACCAGAACAAGGACCCGGGCGCGAGCGGTTCGTACAACCTCGGGATCGTCGGCGTCGGCTCCCGCGTCCCGCCGCCCAATGGGGCCGACTTCCTGACCACCGGCGGGGACGTGACGATCGCCGGCGGCCAGACCCTCGACACGACAGGCGGCATCGCCGGCGAGCAGGGAGTCGTACGGTACGCCGGGACGCAGACCGGTACGATCGCCGGGACGCCCGTCCAGGACCCGGCCGCCGCTGCCCCCTACACGGCGCTGCGCGACCAGCTCACTGCGGCCAGCCAGTGCTACGCGCGCCCCGGCGGTGCGCTCCGCACCCCCACGGGCACGGCGGTCAACCAGGGCACCCGGACGCTCTTCACCGGCGACGGGACCTCCGCCCTCCAGGTCTTCAACGTCGACTTCGACCTGGCCACCGCCACCGGCGCCCAGCAGGGGATCGTCTTCGCGGACATCCCCGCCGGTGCGACGATCCTGGTCAACGTCATCGGCGCCGACCGCACGATCAACACCTACAGCGGCGGGATCGACGACGCGACCGACCCGCTGAATTCCTACCGCGACCGCCTCCTCTGGAACTTCCCGGACGCCACCAGCGTGGGCCTCACGGGCACCGGGCAGTTCCAGGGCAGCCTCCTGATGGGGGAGCAGTCCTCCATGACCACGGTGACCCTCCCCGGGGTCAACGGCAGGTTCTTCACCACCGGCTCGGTCACCCACACCAGCTCCGCGACCGGGGGCGGCGGGCAGGAGTTCCACGCCTACCCCTTCAACGGCGACCTCCCGGACTGCGCCGGCCCGCAGCCCGTGACCGGTGAGGTGCGCGTCCTCAAGACGGACTCGGACTCCGGCGCCCCGCTGGCAGGCGCGGACTTCGAGCTGTGGCGCGAGACCAACAACGTGCCGGGTCTGCAGACGACGGGGACCGACCCGGACACGCTGGTGACGACGTGCACGACGCCGTCGACGGGCGTGTGCGCGCGGACCACGGCCCTGGGCACCTACTACTGGCGCGAAACGGAGGCGCCGGACGGGTACGAGCTCCCTGACCCGGCGGTGTTCGGACCGCTGACGCTCACCGAGGACAACGCGGACGCGGGCGTCCAGGTGGCGGCCGCCAATACCAAGGAGCCGGTGCCGCCGGTGACCGGTTCGCTGACCCTGGAGAAGACGGACGCGAAGAACGGGCGGCCGCTGGCCGGGGCGGTTTTCGAGCTGTGGCGGGAGACCAACGGCGTACCGGGGCTCCAGACGGCCGGGACGGACCCGGACACGCCGGCCGACCCGGGGTGCTCCACCGACGAGGCGGGTGAATGCGTCTTCGACGACCTCCCGCTGGGCGCGTACTACCTGCGCGAGACGGCCGTCCCGGAGGGCTACGTGCTGCCCGCCAACCCTGTCTCGGGACCGTTCGAGGTGACGGAGGCGAACAGTTCGCAGGGTGTCACCGTCGAGCTGGACAACCAGCGCGGTGAGCCCTGCAAGGGCAAGGACTGCAAGTAA
- a CDS encoding TetR/AcrR family transcriptional regulator, translating into MAYRKTPAEIQRLSSAREHLVARATEVVAEVGWSQASVTAVADAAGIAAGSVYQHFPSKAALAVEVFRRAAGHEVDVLASVLTGPGSPVERLTDGVRVFAGRALENRGLAYALLAAPAEPAVGGERLAFRRRYRALFAEVVREGMAQGLLPPQNGDITAAALTGAVGEVLVAPLGAPEENDTDGLLAELTAMALRCAGAASPSPRP; encoded by the coding sequence ATGGCCTACCGCAAGACCCCAGCCGAAATCCAGCGCCTCTCATCGGCCCGCGAGCATCTCGTCGCCCGGGCGACCGAGGTCGTCGCCGAAGTGGGCTGGTCACAGGCGTCCGTGACCGCCGTCGCCGACGCCGCCGGCATCGCGGCCGGCTCGGTCTACCAGCACTTCCCGTCGAAGGCCGCCCTCGCCGTCGAGGTCTTCCGGCGTGCGGCGGGACACGAGGTGGACGTCCTCGCCTCCGTGCTGACCGGGCCCGGGAGCCCGGTCGAGCGGCTCACCGACGGCGTACGGGTCTTCGCCGGGCGCGCGCTGGAGAACCGCGGCCTGGCCTACGCGCTGCTCGCCGCCCCGGCCGAACCCGCCGTCGGCGGCGAACGCCTCGCCTTCCGCCGCCGCTACCGCGCGCTGTTCGCCGAGGTGGTCCGTGAGGGCATGGCGCAGGGACTGCTTCCGCCGCAGAACGGGGACATCACCGCAGCGGCCCTCACCGGCGCGGTCGGCGAGGTCCTCGTGGCGCCGCTGGGCGCCCCGGAGGAGAACGACACCGACGGGCTGCTCGCCGAGCTGACCGCCATGGCCCTGCGCTGCGCCGGCGCCGCCTCGCCGTCGCCCCGCCCCTGA
- a CDS encoding acyl-CoA dehydrogenase family protein → MSANPAPHSHPAATTHEVTNQPPPLTGHDVADDPVLIEGVCREGADWYLDDLHRLGRRAGSAEAQRWADEANRHEPRLRTHDRYGHRIDEVEFHPAYHCLMDVAISEGLGGAPWADPRPGAHVARAAGFMVWSGTEAGHGCPVSMTYAVVPALRHAPELAKTYEPLLTSRVYEAGLRTPAEKPGLLAGMGMTEKQGGTDVRANTTTAAEQPDGTWRLRGHKWFTSAPMNDLFLVLAQAPAGLSCFLVPRVLPDGSRNTFRIQRLKDKLGNRSNASSEPEFDDTVAWLVGDEGRGVRTIIDMVTMTRLDCVLGSAAGTRAALAQAAHHVRHRAVFGARLIDQPLMRNVIADLALESEAATTLALRLAGAADRAQHGDPRERAFLRLATAAGKYWVCKRQPAAVAEALECLGGNGYDEESGMPRLYREAPLNGIWEGSGNVNALDLLRALAREPESLQALSAEIEAATGADARLDAAWRELRGELVLTDDAPVRARRVIERTALVLQGSLLVRHAPAAVADAFCASRLAGDRGLAFGTLPAGTDFDGLLERLPV, encoded by the coding sequence ATGTCCGCGAACCCCGCACCGCACAGCCACCCCGCCGCGACGACCCACGAGGTGACGAACCAGCCGCCGCCGCTGACCGGGCACGACGTCGCCGACGACCCGGTGCTGATCGAGGGCGTGTGCCGCGAGGGCGCGGACTGGTATCTGGACGACCTGCACCGGCTGGGGCGGCGCGCGGGCAGTGCGGAGGCGCAGCGCTGGGCGGACGAGGCCAACCGGCACGAGCCGAGGCTGCGCACCCACGACCGCTACGGACACCGCATCGACGAGGTCGAGTTCCACCCCGCCTACCACTGCCTCATGGACGTGGCGATCAGCGAGGGGCTCGGCGGCGCCCCCTGGGCGGACCCCCGGCCCGGCGCGCATGTGGCGCGCGCGGCCGGCTTCATGGTGTGGAGCGGCACGGAGGCGGGCCACGGCTGTCCCGTCTCCATGACGTACGCGGTGGTGCCCGCCCTGCGGCACGCCCCCGAGCTCGCCAAGACCTACGAACCCCTGCTGACGAGCCGGGTGTACGAGGCCGGCCTGCGCACGCCCGCCGAGAAGCCGGGGCTGCTCGCGGGGATGGGCATGACGGAGAAGCAGGGCGGCACCGACGTGCGCGCCAACACGACCACCGCCGCCGAGCAGCCGGACGGCACCTGGCGGCTGCGCGGGCACAAGTGGTTCACCAGCGCCCCGATGAACGACCTCTTCCTCGTGCTCGCGCAGGCGCCGGCCGGTCTCTCCTGTTTCCTGGTCCCCCGGGTGCTGCCCGACGGCAGCCGCAACACGTTCCGTATCCAGCGGCTCAAGGACAAGCTCGGCAACCGCTCCAACGCCAGCAGCGAGCCCGAGTTCGACGACACCGTGGCCTGGCTCGTCGGGGACGAGGGCCGGGGCGTGCGGACCATCATCGACATGGTCACGATGACCCGGCTGGACTGCGTCCTCGGTTCCGCCGCGGGCACCCGCGCCGCGCTCGCCCAGGCGGCCCACCATGTGCGCCACCGTGCCGTGTTCGGCGCCAGGCTCATCGACCAGCCCCTGATGCGCAACGTCATCGCCGATCTGGCCCTGGAGTCCGAGGCGGCGACCACCCTGGCCCTGCGGCTGGCCGGGGCCGCGGACCGCGCCCAGCACGGTGACCCGCGGGAGCGCGCCTTCCTCCGGCTCGCCACGGCGGCCGGCAAGTACTGGGTGTGCAAGCGCCAGCCCGCCGCCGTCGCCGAGGCCCTGGAGTGCCTGGGCGGCAACGGGTACGACGAGGAGTCCGGGATGCCGAGGCTCTACCGCGAGGCCCCGCTCAACGGCATCTGGGAGGGCTCCGGCAACGTCAACGCCCTCGATCTGCTGCGGGCCCTGGCGCGTGAACCGGAGTCGCTCCAGGCGCTGAGCGCCGAGATCGAGGCCGCCACCGGAGCCGACGCCCGGCTGGATGCGGCCTGGCGGGAGCTGCGGGGCGAACTGGTCCTGACCGATGACGCCCCGGTCCGCGCCCGGCGCGTCATCGAGCGCACGGCACTCGTGCTCCAGGGCTCGCTGCTGGTACGCCACGCACCGGCCGCCGTCGCGGACGCGTTCTGCGCCTCGCGACTGGCCGGGGACCGGGGGCTGGCCTTCGGCACGCTGCCGGCCGGGACGGACTTCGACGGGCTGCTCGAACGCCTCCCGGTGTGA